The sequence below is a genomic window from Sorangiineae bacterium MSr12523.
TGCGGCCAGGGCGTCGGCCTGCGTGACCGCTGCATGCGCGTACGCCTCGGTCCAGCGCGAGTTGAGCTCCTCGATGCGCGGCGGGCCGTTGCTCACGCGGTCCAGCCACGCTTGCCGGCGCGTTTCGAACGCTTGCCGCGACAACCCGCCGGCCAGGTATTGCGTGCGAAGCGGCACGATTTCCCAATCGTACATCGAGGCGAGCAACGAATCGCGTTGCGAGAGGTACTGCGCGGCGAGCTGCGCGGCACGACGGCGATCGCCGAGCTCCATGGCCAGGTTGAATCGCAGGCTCTCGACCGGCACATGGTCGATTTCGTACTTCTTGCCCGCGAGCAACTTGTTCCACGCATCGAGCACCCGCTCCAGCTCGGCGAAGTTGCCTGTCAGCACATCGAATCGGGCCTCGCCCCTCAACCGGGTCGCCTCACGTTCCGCGGGTGCTGCGGAGCGCCATTGCTGATCGAGTACGTTACGGACGCTTTCGAGCGTGCCGCCGCGGCCATAAATGGCGTCCGCCAGCCGTATGCCCCACCATTTGGGCGCGAGTGGCGTCGCCATGAGCAGGCGCGCGCTTTGCTCGGCCTCGGCGCATCGGCCTTCGTCCATGTCGAGCCACATCAGTTTGTCGAGGCAAGCGTCGGCATGGGCTGCGCGCCGAACGCACTCCTCGACAGAGGACCGCGTTTGCACGGCGTCACCCAAGAAGGAATGGGCTTCGGCCTTGTCGGACCATGCGAGTCCGACGGAAGGGTCCTCTCCCAGAAGCTCGTCGAGGAGAGGAAGCGCCTCGCTCCCCTTTCCGCTCTGGACCTTCAATCCCGTAATGGCGGTGATCACGACCCAGTCCTTCGCATATTCGTCGCGAATGGTGAGCAGGCGCTCGGCCGCCGCGTTGAGATTCCAAGGCACGGTCATCGCGACGCCAAACGCGTCCAAGATCGCTCGATCGCGTGCTTTCAGTTCATTGCGATGCGCCACCGCGTTCTGATAATGCTCGCGCACGACCTCCTCGTCGTTGAGGAGCAGCATGGCGTAAAAGTGCGCTTCGGCGAGGCTCGGGTCGAGCTCCAACGCACGGTCGAAGTCTTGCTCGGCAGCAAATATGGAGCCGTCTCGCCAGTTCTGAACGCCCGCCCGGACGTGCGCCAAGGCCGGATTGTTCACCGGCTCACCCGCCTCGCGCTCGGACGCGGTGACGGTGACCGGAGCGCCCACCGCGCCTCCCTGGTTCGTTGCGCGGCGGAGTCCAAACGCAGCGACGGCGATCCCGAGAGCCGCCGCTCCTGCGAGCAGCGCCTTCGTGAAGGAGCGAGATCGCTTCCGGTTGCTCCGCTCCATCGAAACCGCGCGCCCGTCGGGCAGACGCGCCGGTGCTTGTGTTTCGGCCGCCTCCGAACCATGGGCCGCGAGTTCCGCTTCGACCTTGGCACGAACTTGCGGTGCCAGAGCTTCCACGGGAGCTCCCAATGCGCTTTCGAGGGCCTCCAGCAGCGCCACGCGCATTTCGCGCGCCGAGGCCCAGCGGTCCTTCGGGTCGAATGCCAGCGCTTTGTCGACGAACTGCACCACGGCGGGCGGCAACGTCGGCATGACGTCGCCCAGCGAACGCGCCGTGCGCGAAATGGCCGCCGCGAGTTGCGCGGACGCACCGTCGGCGGCGTGCACGAATTCGCCCGACAGCAGCGTAAACATCGTTGCACCGACGGCCCAGCAATCGCTGAATGGCCCGATGGCATCCCGGGCTCCGGAGGCCTGCTCGGGCGGCATGAATGCCGGTGTTCCGACCATGCGACCCGTCACGGTCGCCGTGCCAGCACCGTCGATGCGGCGTGCAATTCCGAAGTCGAGCACGTGAACGTCCGCGGAAGCCGTCACGAAAAGGTTCTCGGGCTTGATGTCGCGGTGGACGATGCCCTTTTCGTGCGCACTGCTCAGCACCTCGAGCACGTCGCACATGAAGACGGCGACTTCGATCACGGGGAGACGCTTGTCGCTGGCGCGCTCCCACCGGCGGCGAAGGGTCTCCCCATGGAGCAGCGGCATGACGAGAAAGGCATTTCCATTGTCGTCGACGTCATGATCGAGCACGGGGACTGCGCGCGGATGCTCGACCTGGTTGGCGGCATGGGCCTCGCGGTCGAAAAGCTGAAGCACATCGGCATCGTCCGAAAATCGTTCGAGCAAGAATTTGATCGCGATCCGGCGTCCTTGGTCGTCCGTGGCCGCGTAAACGGCGGCCATTCCCCCGATTCCGACGAGCCAATCGATTCGGTATTTTCCCTGTACGATCGTGCCCACCCGCTCCAGTGCACGCTCGGAAACCGAAAGCCGAGGTCTCAACGTAGGCATCTTTCCAATGGGGGACGATAAGCCGATTCAGCATCGGCGCGCACCGAATCCGCTCACTTCACCAAATAGCGCGCAAGGCGCACGGACCCATCGCGCTCGACCCAAACGACGACGGGTTTTCCATCGCGTTGCACGGTGAGGCTCTGCGGGCCCATGGGGGCTTCGGCGATGGGGGTCATTCCGTTGTGGCCGAATGTCGCATCGAGGCCATCGGGTCCGACGCGGGCGAGGACGGCGACGTCGTTGCCCAGGGTGCGGTGGGCCGTGGCCAGGGCGAGGATGCGGCCGTCGGGCTGGGATGCGATGACGTTGACGTGGGCGACGGCGAGCTCCTGGGTCGCGAAGGAGGGAAACTGGAAGATGCCCCCGTCCCAGTGCGATGGATCGAGGCGCCCATTTGCGGCCAATCGCACGAGCAGCCCGCGGGCATCGTTGCGGGTTGCGCCCAGCAAATAGCCCGCGTCATCGGCCCATAGCGCTTCGGTCCGGGTGACGAAGATCCCGCCGACGCCGCCGTCCTCCCCAAATGCCGTATCGAGGCCGCCGTCAGCGTGGAATCGGAGCCAGAGGGGCGCGCGCGCGCTGTCCTGCGAGCCGGCCACCACGATTTGTCCATCCGCGCGCATCACGGCTCCGGCGACCTCCGCACTCGAGGCCGTTCCCACGGAAACGGTCCCTTGGCGGCCGAAACCTGGGTCGGCTCCGCCATCCTCGAGAAAGGCGTGAAGGGCCAAGGTCGATCCATTGGAATCGATCGTGGGATCCACCGTGACGATGCGCGAGGGACTCGCCGTGATCGCTCCCTGAGGAAGAGCGATGCTCGTGCTCGTCTGCTGGACCAGGACTCGGACGCCGCCGTCGCGCGCGACCTTGGCCACGTTCGTCGACGTGCCGGGTACCTCGGGCGTGATCGCTTTGAAATAGACCAGCAGGCCATCTCCCGCGGGGGCCAATTCGGCCGTGGCCACGAGCTGGGTGCCGGAACCTTGTTCGGAGAACAGCGTCGCCGGGTGCGCCGCGTCGCACACGCCGTCGCCGGTGCAGCGGAAGACGTGCAGGCTGGGTTGCTCGGTGGCCACGAGCAGGAGCAGATCGTCTCCATCTGCGATCACCGCGACGAAGCGCGACGGGAACGGCATCGAGAGGGTGCCTATCCCCTGCCGGCCGAACGTCGGATCGAGCGTGCCCGCCGCGCCAAGGTTGCCCGAATCACCGTCTCTCCGAGCATCGGGCCCGCCGTCCGCGGTTGGCGAACGCGGAGGAAGATCGTCCACGCCGAGCAGGGTGCTGCATGCGGCGACGAACGCGCAGGAAAGAAGCCCCAACGCGATCCCTCCCCGAAACGTGCGCGCCCGGGATGTCTTCATTCGAGCAGGTAACGGGCCACTTTGATGAAGCCGTCGGCGGAGAGCCACGTGATGATGACTTTGTGGCCAGCCTGCAAAGCCATGCTGGAGTGCGCCGCGACATATCCTTCGTCAACCACGATCTCTCCCACCTTACCAAAGGTCGGATCGACCCCGTTCCGAGAAACGCGGGTGAGGATGATCTCGGGCGCCTCGAGCACTGCAAACGTCGATCCCAGGATCACGACCGACCCGTCTGGCTCGATTCCGAGTGCGTCGAGGTTCGTGGGCGGAGGCACCCCCGCGTCGTCTTTTTGCACGAGCGAATAGACCCCGCCGTCCCAATACGAGACATCTTCGCGGCCGTCATGTTCGAGTCGCAGGAGTGCCCCCCACCCCCGTCGATCGCGGCCGCCGAGCACGTAGCCACCCTGGTGCAACGCGAGCGACTGCACCTCCGGGAGGAGGGTCGAACGAGCCACGCCGGCCTCCTGCCCGAAAGAGCGATCGATGCCGCCGTCGTCGCTGAAACGGAGCACCCAACTGGCCGCGTTGTCGATGACCGTACCCGTCACGACGATGCGGCCATCCTCCTCCATGAGCCCATCGAAGGGCGTGAAGTGCCCGGATGCCGGCGCGAAGGCCACGAGGCCATGGCGGCCAAAGCTCGGATCGGCCGCGCCGTCGGGAAGTCGGGCGCGCAGATTCACGGTGCTCGCGTCCTCCGGTCCGGCGTTGTCGATGGCCACACTTCGCCTTGCCCCGGCCGCAAAGGCCGTATCGAGCTGCGTGAACGGCGCCGGCAGCGTCTCGGTCGCGAGTTCGACGCTGCGGCCGTCGCGCGTGACCCGCCACAGATGCACGATGTTTTCCTCGTCGTTCCCCGGCTTGGTTTGCACGCCGTAAACGAGCACCCCCGAATTGCGCGGATCGGTCACGGCAGTCAGGCGACGCATGCCGGAGGGTGACGCCAAGAGCGTCGTGGGATGCGCGGAATCGCAGCTCCCCTCGTCCGAGCAGCGGATGGCCACGACGTTCCCGGCGGCGGAGTCGGGCACGATGAGCACGATCTCCTCCCCATCGAGCACCACGGACGCGGACGCTGGCTTCTCGAAGGGCACTGGGATGACCGCGATCCCATGGTCGCCGAACGAGGGATCCAAGGTGCCTGCCCGGCTCGGTGCGGCGTCCGTCGAGGCCTCCCGCGGAAGCTCGTCGCGAGCATCGGCCCCACCGTCGGCGCCCCGGGACATGGGCGGGAGCTCGTCGAGCCCGATGATGGCCCCGCATGCGACCCCCGCCGAGCCCACCGCCAGCACGAGAAGCGCGAGAAGGCACGTTCTCAGTCGGCGGTAGGCTCCCATCATCTCCGGGGAGTGTAGGCGGCAAGGGCCCCCGTGTCGATTCGCGCGCCTACCCCTTGCAAGCGCTCGATGCCGCGGGCTCGGTGGCGTTCGCCGATCGACCTAAAAAATGCGCAATCGGTGGTTTCTCGGGAACATTCGACGCGCGTTGCGGCTGCTACGTTGCACGTCGCATCTTGCAACGGGATGTTGCTCGCGCGCAGCGTGATTTCAGCTGATCGGAAACGGCTCGAAAGTTGAATTGGGTCTCCGCGACACGCCGGGAATTCCTCCCGGCCGGAGGTCGAGGAGACGGGCCATGGCGGATGGCGGAGATTTGCGTGTGAACGTAGGGGCCGGAGCGCAGGCCACGGCGCTGGCGCCGGCGGTCCAGACGGCACTCAGTACATTGCAATTGGAGATATCGCTGTTGTCGGGGGCGCTCGTTGCGTTGACCCAGATCCCTCCCCTCTTGCCCGCGCACGCGGCCGTGATCACCCCAATCGCGACGCAGCTCGCACAGATGGCGCAAACCGTTGGCAACGCCGTCAAAGCGTTGGAGTCGAAGCAGTTGTTCTCCGACTAGGCAGCCCTTGGAAAGGTACATGCTGCGATGGCAAACGAGCTTGCAATCGAAAATACGAGTCAGGCGCTGCGTCGAATCCTGATCGACGAGCTGAGCGTTCGCGAGTTTACCGAGGATCACGTCGCCATCGAATCCATCGATGCCATTCCTGACCCTCCGCGCGTGCCTCGCATTACCATTTTTCTATTCAACATTCGCGAAAACAGCTTCTTGAAGAATCGCGAAATGAGCTTGGTACCCGGCCCGGGAGGCGCGGCCGATCTCCAACCGCCACCCATCGTATTGGATCTCGACTACATGATTTGCGTTTGGCTCGCCGCAGGGCACACCGCCGACGAGCACGAGGTGCTGGGAGACATCGTCCGCGTGTTTTACGACCACTCGGAGCTGAGTCCCGCGCTGCTCGGTCCCAGCTGGAAACGCGAGGAATCCGTGCAGGTGACCTTGAACAATCCGAGCATCGAGGACCAGACGCGCATCTGGACGAGTTTTGGCTTCAAGCGCTTCAAGCTTGCCCTGTATTACCGCGCTTCGATCGTGCCCATTGCGTCGAAGCGCACGTTTGCCGAGTCGCTCGTGCGGCAGCGGGACTTCAGAGACTCGGTTCAGGATCCCCGGGAGGGCGCGTCCCCTCGGAAAGTGGGTTGAAAGATCGCATGCGCCCGGGACTCGTAAGCTTGCCCATCCCCGAATCGCACCTCGGCTTTGCCATATCGGATTATTCGACGGGGCGCCTTCTCGGCGGTCGCGTCGCGGATCTTCTCGTGCTCGTGCCGCGGCGGGATCGGGCCATGCGGCGGCGCGCGCAGGGGTCGATTCCGCCGCCGTCCGACAAAAGGCTTTTCTTCCGCACGGCAGCGAATGCCACCGGCTATGTCGTGGCCTTCCACGTTCCGGGCGGGGTTTACGACGTTCATGTGTCCGCGCGCGGCTATCTGCCATTCCACGGAACCGTGGCCGCCCCGTCGGAATCGCCGGTGAACATCACGATGTACCGCAACGTCGATTATCCGTTCGGGCCCGAGGATACGGTCCTCATTGGACGGGTGGAAAAAGCTTCGGGAGAGCCCCATATTGGCTTCGAAGTCGAGCTGCGCGACCCTGATCCTCGTGTGCCGAGCCACAGGGTTCCGTTGAATGCGCGCGGAGAATTCACCGTTTTCATTCCCGAGAAGCTGCCCCCGCCGCCCAATCCCCCACTCGGTCCCCCGTCCGTTGCCGTCATGTACGCCGGGGGCGAGGTTCTCACCGAAGTATCGAATTTCAAACTGAATCGCACGAATATCGCACCACTTACCAAGGTGCCGTAACGGAGGAGACATGGCTGAATATCTTGCTCCCGGAGTCTACGTCGAAGAGCGACCAGGACAACGGACCATCGAAGGCGTATCCACGAGCACCGCGGGTTTCGTGGGAATGACGGAACGGGGCCCGGTAAAGGGTTTTCCCATTCTGGTCGCGAGTCTCAACGAATTTCAGCGCGTATTCGGCGGCTATCTGCCCCTCAACGAGTCCGAATCGACCATGGGGGTTCATGGCTATCTGCCGATTGCCATTCAGCAATTCTTCGAAAACGGCGGCAAGCGGGCGTTCATTTCGCGGGCCTTCAAATCCACGAAAAAGTTCGAAGAAGACGACCTGCGAAGGATTTATCTGAGGAGCGGCGTCGTGGCGCGCCTGCGTGCCAGCGCCCCCAAGGACGCAACGACCCTGTATCTGACGACCCTTCGCGGGTTCGACAAGACGGTCGCAAAGCTGTTTCGCGACAAGGATCATGAAACTTCGCTCCTCGGTGATCCGGACTTGGCGAGCGGAAAGGTTACCTGCCCCGCGCTCGCCGACGAGCATCGGGCGGATACGGCGTTCGTCCGCATCTCTGCGGCCATCGGGAAGGAGAACGAAGGTACCGAGTTGCGGGCACGCGAGCCGGGGCTGTGGGGCGAGGACGTCGGCGTCGAGGTGCGCCCGACCAACGGCCCGTTGGCAGATATCCTCGCCGCGGTTACGCCGGCGAATGCCGAGGGCGATCTCGATACCCGAAATGTCACCGTTGGTTCGAGCGTCAGCTTTTACCTCGGCGCCACCGTGGAGCTTTCGTGGAACAAAAAGCCCGTGGGAACGCCGCCCGTCGGGGAGCTCGCGTTCGTTTACGGCACGGTGACGAAGATCGTCGGCAATGTGCTCACGGTCATCGCGAAGAAGGAATCGCTCAAGGACTTCAACGAGCAGGGTACCGCCAATCACAAGATCGCAGTGGCCGAGGTGAATGTCTCCGTCACGTGGCGCGCGCTCTCGGAAAGCTTCACCGGCTCCTGGTGGTCCATCCGGGCGACCGCCTCCATCCCTTGGTTGACCGATGCGCAAAAGGCGGAGTTCAACGCGGCGCACTCGGTGTGGCACGCCCTGCAGCGGGGTTCGCAGCTCGTCAAGCTCGACACCGAGAGCAATGGTGACCTCAAGGTCAAGCCGTTCATGACGACGGAACCACTCGCGTCCCATCCGACGACCCCCACCGGCGCGCGAACGACACTGGGGCCCGCGCCCACGCGAGATACGGAGGGAAGGCAGGAAGTAGACACCGCGACGGGCGATTACAGGCTCGCCGCACGCGGCGACGCCGACGATGTGCCCGGGATCCCCGAGTACGTCGGCAACCCCGGCGCCGGTCCCGGTGACCGTACCGGCATTGCAGCGCTCGAGGACGAGGAGGACATCTCGATCGTCGCGGTTCCTGGGATTACCAACGAAAGCATCCAGGGAGCGCTGCTCGGGCATGCCCAGAGAATGAAGTACCGCTTCGCCGTCCTCGACGGCCCGCACGATGCGGATATCGCGCGGATTCGCCTGCATCGCAGCAATTTCGATTCGACCTACGGTGCCATTTACTATCCGTGGGTCCAGATTGCGCATCCGCAGACCGGTAGTCTCATCAAGGCACCGCCGAGCGGCTTGACCATCGGCGTCTACGCGCGCGTCGACGGCGAGCGAGGCGTGTTCAAAGCGCCGGCGAACGAAGTGGCGCTCGGAGCGCGCGACGTGCTCACCCGTGTGCTCACCGGTGAGCAGGAGGTCCTCAACCCCGAGGGAATCAACGTCATTCGCGATTTTCGGCCGCACAACCGCGGGATCCGAATCTGGGGCGCCCGGACCATCTCCAGCGATCCGCAATGGAAGTACATCAACGTGCGCCGCTTGTTCCTCTATTTGGAGCGCTCGATCGACGAGGGGACGCAGTGGGTCGTCTTCGAACCGAACAACATCGACCTATGGGGTCGGGTGCGGCGGACCATCGAGGCATTTCTCGAGTCGGAGTGGCGAAAAGGCGCACTGCTCGGGGCCACCGCGGCCGATGCATTCTACGTGAAGTGCGACCGGACAACGATGACGCCGCAGGAGATCGCCAATGGCCAACTCGTTTGCGAAATCGGCATCGTTCCCACGCGGCCGGCCGAATTCGTCATATTCCGAATTGCCCAACTGACGGCCGATGCCCGCACGGCGAATTGAGGAGATGATTCATGGCAATCGCTAGAAATAACCCTTACGGCGTATTCAATTTCAAGGTCGAGTTCGGGAACGGGGTCACCGGCGCATTCTCCGAGATCACCGGCCTCGACTCCGAGCAGGGCATCATCGAGTACCGCACGGGCGACGAAGAGGTGGCGATGCGAAAGCTTTCGGGCATTCGCAAGCACCCCAACGTGGTCATGAAGCGCGGCATCGTCGGCACCGACGGCTTCTGGAAGTGGCGCAAGCAAGTCGAGAATGGCCAGGTCGAAGATGCCAATGTTCGCACGTTGGTCACCGTGCATCTCTTGAACGAGAAACGCGAGACGGTGGTCACCTGGAAGATCAAGAATGCGTGGCCCTGCAAGCTGTCCGGGCCTTCGCTCGCTGCTGGCAAGAACGAAACGGCCCTGGAGTCCCTCGAGCTCGCGCACGAGGGCGTCGACCTCGAGTAGACATGAGCCTCGCCCCCGGAATCGCATTCGTTCGCGCCGAACGGCCCCAGGACGCCGACGCCCTTCGGGCGGACATCGTCGGTTTCGCCGGGATTTTCGAGCGTGGCCCGCTGCTCGTGGCCTCGCGCATCGAAGATCTCGGCGAGTTCAGGGCGACGTTCGGCGATCTGGTTCCAATCGCCGGTGCAACGGAGGACCAGCGCACGCGTGAACCGCAACTCCGCGCCCACCGAGGCTTTGCGCTCACGCCGCTGGCCGTGCACGGCTTTTTCCAGAACGGCGGCGGAACATGCATCCTG
It includes:
- a CDS encoding phage tail sheath subtilisin-like domain-containing protein; the protein is MAEYLAPGVYVEERPGQRTIEGVSTSTAGFVGMTERGPVKGFPILVASLNEFQRVFGGYLPLNESESTMGVHGYLPIAIQQFFENGGKRAFISRAFKSTKKFEEDDLRRIYLRSGVVARLRASAPKDATTLYLTTLRGFDKTVAKLFRDKDHETSLLGDPDLASGKVTCPALADEHRADTAFVRISAAIGKENEGTELRAREPGLWGEDVGVEVRPTNGPLADILAAVTPANAEGDLDTRNVTVGSSVSFYLGATVELSWNKKPVGTPPVGELAFVYGTVTKIVGNVLTVIAKKESLKDFNEQGTANHKIAVAEVNVSVTWRALSESFTGSWWSIRATASIPWLTDAQKAEFNAAHSVWHALQRGSQLVKLDTESNGDLKVKPFMTTEPLASHPTTPTGARTTLGPAPTRDTEGRQEVDTATGDYRLAARGDADDVPGIPEYVGNPGAGPGDRTGIAALEDEEDISIVAVPGITNESIQGALLGHAQRMKYRFAVLDGPHDADIARIRLHRSNFDSTYGAIYYPWVQIAHPQTGSLIKAPPSGLTIGVYARVDGERGVFKAPANEVALGARDVLTRVLTGEQEVLNPEGINVIRDFRPHNRGIRIWGARTISSDPQWKYINVRRLFLYLERSIDEGTQWVVFEPNNIDLWGRVRRTIEAFLESEWRKGALLGATAADAFYVKCDRTTMTPQEIANGQLVCEIGIVPTRPAEFVIFRIAQLTADARTAN
- a CDS encoding DUF4255 domain-containing protein gives rise to the protein MANELAIENTSQALRRILIDELSVREFTEDHVAIESIDAIPDPPRVPRITIFLFNIRENSFLKNREMSLVPGPGGAADLQPPPIVLDLDYMICVWLAAGHTADEHEVLGDIVRVFYDHSELSPALLGPSWKREESVQVTLNNPSIEDQTRIWTSFGFKRFKLALYYRASIVPIASKRTFAESLVRQRDFRDSVQDPREGASPRKVG
- a CDS encoding carboxypeptidase-like regulatory domain-containing protein, encoding MRPGLVSLPIPESHLGFAISDYSTGRLLGGRVADLLVLVPRRDRAMRRRAQGSIPPPSDKRLFFRTAANATGYVVAFHVPGGVYDVHVSARGYLPFHGTVAAPSESPVNITMYRNVDYPFGPEDTVLIGRVEKASGEPHIGFEVELRDPDPRVPSHRVPLNARGEFTVFIPEKLPPPPNPPLGPPSVAVMYAGGEVLTEVSNFKLNRTNIAPLTKVP
- a CDS encoding phage tail protein, translating into MAIARNNPYGVFNFKVEFGNGVTGAFSEITGLDSEQGIIEYRTGDEEVAMRKLSGIRKHPNVVMKRGIVGTDGFWKWRKQVENGQVEDANVRTLVTVHLLNEKRETVVTWKIKNAWPCKLSGPSLAAGKNETALESLELAHEGVDLE
- a CDS encoding protein kinase, whose product is MRPRLSVSERALERVGTIVQGKYRIDWLVGIGGMAAVYAATDDQGRRIAIKFLLERFSDDADVLQLFDREAHAANQVEHPRAVPVLDHDVDDNGNAFLVMPLLHGETLRRRWERASDKRLPVIEVAVFMCDVLEVLSSAHEKGIVHRDIKPENLFVTASADVHVLDFGIARRIDGAGTATVTGRMVGTPAFMPPEQASGARDAIGPFSDCWAVGATMFTLLSGEFVHAADGASAQLAAAISRTARSLGDVMPTLPPAVVQFVDKALAFDPKDRWASAREMRVALLEALESALGAPVEALAPQVRAKVEAELAAHGSEAAETQAPARLPDGRAVSMERSNRKRSRSFTKALLAGAAALGIAVAAFGLRRATNQGGAVGAPVTVTASEREAGEPVNNPALAHVRAGVQNWRDGSIFAAEQDFDRALELDPSLAEAHFYAMLLLNDEEVVREHYQNAVAHRNELKARDRAILDAFGVAMTVPWNLNAAAERLLTIRDEYAKDWVVITAITGLKVQSGKGSEALPLLDELLGEDPSVGLAWSDKAEAHSFLGDAVQTRSSVEECVRRAAHADACLDKLMWLDMDEGRCAEAEQSARLLMATPLAPKWWGIRLADAIYGRGGTLESVRNVLDQQWRSAAPAEREATRLRGEARFDVLTGNFAELERVLDAWNKLLAGKKYEIDHVPVESLRFNLAMELGDRRRAAQLAAQYLSQRDSLLASMYDWEIVPLRTQYLAGGLSRQAFETRRQAWLDRVSNGPPRIEELNSRWTEAYAHAAVTQADALAALRALPQNPPVWDVIRQEPEDELAAGKVYFLAGDTDTAVRYFRHGARRCQALRRPFEHTWLHLHLGMALERTGDTAGACAAYDVVLKRWGKEPRSVSAKTARARRASLHCPNEP